A genomic stretch from Falco naumanni isolate bFalNau1 chromosome 4, bFalNau1.pat, whole genome shotgun sequence includes:
- the EMC3 gene encoding ER membrane protein complex subunit 3: MSEPELLLDSNIRLWVVLPIVFITFFVGMIRHYVSILLQSDKRLTQEQVSDSQVLIRSRVLRENGKYIPKQSFLTRKYFFNNPEDGFFKKTKRKVVPPSPMTDPTMLTDMMKGNVTNVLPMILIGGWINMTFSGFVTTKVPFPLTLRFKPMLQQGIELLTLDASWVSSASWYFLNVFGLRSIYTLILGQDNAADQSRVMQEQMTGAAMAMPADTNKAFKTEWEALELTDHQWALEDVEEELMAKDLHFEGMFKEELQTSIF, from the exons ATGAGCGAGCCCGAGCTGCTGCTGGACTCCAACATCCGGCTGTGGGTGGTGCTGCCCATCGTCTTCATCACCTTCTTCGTGGGCATGATCCGGCACTACgtctccatcctcctccagAGCGACAAGAGGCTCACGCAGGAGCAGGTGTCCGACAG CCAAGTCCTGATTCGGAGCAGAGTCCTTcgggaaaatggaaaatacattccAAAACAG tctttcctgacccggaaatatttttttaataacccaGAGGATggattttttaagaaaacaaaaagaaaggtagTGCCTCCTTCACCAATGACAG ATCCTACCATGTTGACAGATATGATGAAAGGGAATGTAACCAACGTTCTGCCTATGATCCTCATCGGTGGTTGGATCAACATGACATTTTCAGGATTTGTCACAA CAAAGGTCCCATTTCCTCTGACGCTGCGTTTTAAACcaatgctgcagcagggaattGAACTGCTCACTTTAGATGCATCCTG GGTGAGCTCTGCTTCCTGGTACTTCTTGAATGTGTTTGGACTCAGAAGCATTTATACTCTCATCCTGGGCCAAGATAACG CTGCAGATCAGTCCAGGGTGATGCAAGAACAAATGACAGGAGCAGCAATGGCCATGCCAGCAGACACTAACAAAGCATTTAAG ACGGAATGGGAAGCTTTAGAATTGACTGATCATCAGTGGGCCTTAGAAGATGTAGAAGAAGAGCTCATGGCAAAAGACCTCCATTTTGAAGGCATGTTTAAGGAAGAACTTCAGACCTCCATCTTCTGA